CGTCATCCACACCTCGCCGCCGGCGAGTACCGCCAGCACGCCCGTCCGCCCGGCCGCCGCGGCGAGGGCGCGGACCGGGTAGCCGATGTGGCCGACCGCGTCGAGCGCGACCTCGGGCCCGGCGAGCAGGGTGAGCATCGCTTCGAGCCGGGCGTCGAGCCGCCGTCCGGTGGCCAGCCCGCGCTCGGCGAGCCCCCGGTACACCTCGGTGACGAGCCGGGCGCGCTCGCCGAGGGTGCGGCCGGTGCTGGGAACCTGCAGCGGGTAGGGCACCGGCGGCAGGCCGAGTTCGCTCCACAGCAGGTCGAACTCGTCCGTGGACAGGACGAAATCGGGTCTTCGGCCGGGAGCGCCCATCTCAGCCACGCCCGGACGTGACCACGCGGCACGGAGAACCACCGGATCCCGGGATCGCCGGGCCGGTGGTCCGCGTGCCGGACGACCGGGACGAGTTCGTCGTACCCGGCCGGCTTCCGGCCTCGCCCGCGTCCCCGGTGATTCCGGACGCGGACCTCACCGGCGGATCGCTCCGCCGGAAGTCGTGATCTTCCAGCGCCGCCCGCGCGAGAGACACGGCCCGCGCGTGCGCGGCCGTCGCGCGTTCGTTCGCGATCCGCAGGTCGACGGCGGCTTCCGCGGGATCGGCGTCACCACCCGCGGCGAACAACCGCGTCAGGGTGGCGTCCAGATCGAACTCGACCGGCTCGGGCATCGCCGCGCGAGCCGCCGCCGCGGCGGGCCCGTCCGCGCGGCGCACCGCCTCGTACAGCTCGCGATGGCTGCGCGCCGCCCAGTTCTGCACGCCACTCCCCTCAAGATCAGCACCCAGGAAACCCGTGCGCGGGCCGTGGCGCCAGGATCACCTGTGTGACATGCCCGTTCGGACTGTCAACTTTGCCCGCCCGGCTCACCGACGAGACGTTTCGCCAGGTCCGCGGCGGCGTCGGTGCCCAGATCCGCACACACCTCCAGAGCCTCACGCCGGCAGGCCGTGGCCACCGCGGTCCGGGCGCCGGCGTCGAGCACCCGGACGAGCTCCGCGAGCGCCTGCGCGCGCTGCCAGCGGGTGATGACCTGGGTGAACACGTCCAGCGCCGACAACAGGCACTCCTCGGCGACCCCGAGCCGCCCGGCTTCCCGCCAGGCCACGCCCTCCTGCACCGCGCACTCCGCGCCCGGCACCGGGAAACCGCCCTCGTCGAACAGTTTCCGCGCGGTGCGAAACGCGTCGGCGCCACCGGGCCAGTCCCCGGTTTCGGTCAGCGCCCGCCCCAGCAGCTGGAACGTCAGCGCGCGGAAGAACCGGCGGGTGAAGAGGTTCGCGTCGTCGCGGTAGCGCTCAGCGTCGGCGAGCACCTCGCGGTGCACCAGCAGCGCCTCGCCGGGCCGGCCGACCGCGCACAGAACCTTCCCGAGCACGTTGCGGATCGAGCCCTGCCCCATCCAGAAGTCCATGTCCGCCAGGCCGACCGCGCGCTCGACGTGGTCCAGCGCCTCCTCCGGCCGGTCCAGCCGCAGCAGCACCGAGCCGAGGTAGGCCAGCGCCCACGTCTGCTCACGCCGGTCGCCGGTCTCGGTCGCGATGTCCAGCGCCTCCTGGTGCGCGGCCCGGCCGCCCTCGTTGTCGCCGAGGCAGTAGTACCGCGCCCAGCCGAGGAAGTTGAGCAGCACCGCCTCGTCCGCGCGGCTGTCCAGCGCGCGGGCCGACGCGACGCCGAGAGCGAACACGTCGTGCCACGGCAGCTGCTGGCTCCGCCCGTCGGAGAACCAGTGCAGCGCCCGCGCCAGGTCGACCACCTGCCGGTACTTGCCGCACCCGTGCCCGATGCGCTGCGCGGCGAGCCAGTTCGCGGCTTCCGCGTCGAGCCACTGGGCGGCCTGCTCACGGGAGGCGAAGCGGCTCGCCTCCACCGACGCCCGCAGCGCGTCCGGGAAGAACAGCCGTCCGGCCCCGGCGGCGGTGTCCAGCAGGTGGTCGACCACCGCGGACACCGCTTCCCACGCCTCGTCCGGGTTCTCCTCGGCTTCCAGCCGCTCGCGGGCGAACAGGCGGATCAGGTCGTGGAAGGTGTGGCGGCCGGGGACCCCGCCCTCCTGCACGAGGTTCGCGTCGACCAGCTCGGCGATGTGGGCCCGCACGTCCGCGGTCGCCATGCCGGTGGCGACGGTCGCCAGTTCGGCGCCGAAGTCCGGACCGGGGATCACCGCGAGTCGCCGGAACACCAGGCGCGCGGCCGGGGACAACCTGCGGTGCGACATCTCGAACGCCGACCGCACGCGCAGGTCGCCCGCCGACAGGGACGCCAGCCGGGTGCGCTCGTCGCGCAACTGGTCGACCAGGTAGGAAATGGTCCAGTGCGGCCGGGTGGCCAGCCGGTTGCCCGCGATGCGCACCGCCAGCGGCAGGTTTCCGCACAGCTGGGCCAGTTCCTCGGCCGACGACGGTTCGGCACGCACCCGGTCCGCACCGGCGATGGCGGCCACGAGCGCGGAAGCGTCGGCGGTGTCCAGTGGCCTGAGCCACAGCCAGCGCGCGGATTCCAGCCCGGCCAGCGCGCGGCGGCAGGTGACGAGCGTGAGGCACCCGGTGGCGGCGGCCAGCAGCGGGCGGACCTGCGCCTCGTCGGCCGCGTTGTCCAGCAGGACCAGGACGCGGCGTCCGGCGAGCATCGAGCGGAACAACGCGGACTGTTCGCCGACCGACGCCGGGATCTCCGCGGCGGGCACGTTCAGGCCGCGCAGCAGGACGTCCAGCGCCGCGCGCGGGCTGACCGGCTGGTCGTCCATGCCCCGCAGGTCGACCGAGAGGAATCCGTCCGGGAAGTCGGCGGCGAGGTCGTGCGCGGCCGAGCGGGCCAGCGCGGTCTTGCCGACGCCCGGATGCCCGACGAGGGAGACGACGACGCCGCTCGGGGTGGTGCGGGCGTCACCGGCGGCGCGGCGCAGTTCGTCCAGCTCCGCGCCACGGCCGACCAGGTCGGGCACGGCGGGCGGTGGCGGTCCGGCGAAGGCGCCGGCGGGCCGGGGCCTGCCCCGGCGACGGCCGTCGCGGGCCGCGGACAGGAAATCCTCGCGCGTGTCACCGGTCAGGCCGAGCGCGTCGGCGAGCGCCTCGGTGGACCGGCGCTGGGCGGCCTTGGCGCGGCCGCGTTCGAGGTCGGAGAGGGCGCGGACGCTGACGCCGGAAGCCTGCGCGAGGTCGGCCTGGGTGAGCCGGGCCGAGCGGCGATGGCGTAGCAGCAGCTCACCGAAGGGCGGATCCTCCCCCGGCGACCCTATGTCCAGCGTCTCGCTCACCGCCACCCATTAAACCGGCAGTACTGGCGCGGCCGAAAGCTGCCGGTGGTTCCGCCTGGTTACCGGCGGGTGGGTACGGTTAGGTGAACTCCATGGCGTTCAGCACCGCTCCGCGCGAAATCCCCGCCACTCGCGCCACCACCCGCCTGCACGCCGTCCCGGCTGCCGACCGCGCCGTCGTGCGGGTCGCGGTCCTGGCAGACGACGTGTTCCTGCGGTCGGGTCTGCTCAGCGAGATCCAGGGCAAACCGGGCATCCACGTGGTCACCGGCTCACCGGCGTCGGCGGACGTGGTGGTCGCGATCACCGAAACGGCGGCCGACCTGCCCGCGCTGATCGCCGAAGCCCCGACGAACGCCCGGCTCGTGCTGATCACCGGCACCCCGCGCCCCGCGGAACTGTGGGCCGCGATCGAGAACGGCCTGGTCGTCCTGCTTCCCCGGGCGGAAGCGACGACGACCCGGGTGCTGCGCGCGATCGCCGAGGCGCACCAGGGTCACGGCCACCTGCCCGCCGAGCAGCTGGGCCAGGTGCTGCACGGGCTGGCCCGTCTCCAGCGCGAGGTGCTGTCCCCGCGCGAGCTGATGCTGAACGGGTTGTCGCGCCGGGAAACCGAGGTGCTGCGCCGTCTGGCGGACGGCCAGGACACGGCCGAGATCGCCGCGGAGATGTCCTATTCGGAGCGGACGGTGAAGAACATCCTGCACAGCCTCACCAGCAGGATGGGGCTGCGGAACCGGACGCACGCGGTGTCCTACGCTCTGCGCAACGGGTTGATCTGACGGGCTTATTCGGACAGGCGAGCGGACGGGCGCCACCCGGAACCGGCGGCCAGTAGCCCGACCCGTTGCCGCACCAGCGAAATACGCGCCCCCGCCGCGGGATGCTCCCGCATGGCCGAAACCAGCAGCTGCATCACGTTCTGTTCCAGCTGGTCATCGGCATCGAGGTTCTGCAGGGCGGCGCCCCGCCACGCGCGGAGGAAGCAGCCGCCGCCTTCCCGGACAACCACATCTTCCGCTTCCGGCTGGCCGCGGGGCGCCGACTGCGCCACCGGTACGGTCAGGCCCTCGACGGCATCGATGCGGCCCCGCGGCTCCTCCCCGCGACGGGCAAGGACGCCGGGAACGACGAGCTGCGCCGGTCGCTGCGGACCTCGACCGCGCGGGCGATCGACCTGATGACCGTGTCCACGGCCGTGGTGGCGGGCACGCCGAGGCGAGGCGGCGCCTCGGCGTGCCCGCGGCCCGGAGCGTGCGATGGTCGCTCTGGGAGCCGGAATCGCGGAAATTACTAGGCCACCGAGGAAGCGGACCAGACCTCGCCGGTGAAGTCGCGCAGCTCGGCCGCCTCCGGGGTGCCCAGTTCGTCGAACAGGGCGAACGCCCGCCGCCAGTAGTCCTGCGCCAGACCGGCCCGCGCGGCGCAGCGGTGCAGTTCGGCCAGCTCGTTGAGCGCACGGGCCTGCTGGTAGCGCTCGCCCCGGTTGATGGCGACCCGCAGGCCCGCCTCCACCAGGTCGGCGGCGGTCAGCAGGTCGCCGATGTCGCGGTGCACGGCGCCGAAGTCGATGAGGACCTCGCTTTCCGTGGCGGGGCCGCTGACCGCTCTGACGATCCGCAGTGACTCGTTGAGGTTCGTGAGCGCGTCGTCGAACCGGCCGGTCTCGCGGTAGGTGTTGCCGAGACGATGGCGCGCATAGGCGATCCGCGGCGGCAGACCGTGTGACTCGGCCAGCTCGACCGCGTTGCGCAGGTGCTCGATCGCCTCACGGTGACGGCCGAGGCGGCGCCACGCGTCGCCGAGGTCGGCCAGCGCGCCGCTCTCGCCGTCCGCGTCACCGGCCCGCCGCGACACCACCAGCGAATGCCGGTACCGGTCCACCGCGTCGTCCAGCCTGCCCAGAACCGCCTGGGTCGCACCGAGATTCGCGGCGACAGCGCTTTCCAGCCGCGCGTCGCCGGTGTCCAGCGCCGACCGGAACAGCCGCAGCGCCTCCGGGAACTCGCCGGCCCGGTGACACAGCAAACCCAGCGCGTTCAGCGACGCGGCTTCCAGCTCACGCTCACCCCTGGCCCGGTGCAGGTCGATGGCCCGCAGGAACTGGGCTCGCGCGTCGGCGGCGCGACCGTGGTGCAGGTACGCCGCCGCGAGATCGGAACGCGTGTGCGCCTCGCCGGCTTCGTCCCGCGCCGCCGTCGCCGCCGACAACGCCGCCTCGTGCGTGTGCACCCAGTCGTGGTCGTGGCTGTAGCCGTACAGGTACAGGTACGCGCGCAGGCACCGGGTCAGCTGCCACGCGTGCGTGGGCCAGCCCTGCCCGGCGGCCAGGCTCACCGCGGCGATCAGGCACGGCCGCTCGGCCTCCAGCCACCGCTTCGCCGCCTCGCGGTCGGGCATCACGGGTCCGTGCACGGGCGCCGCACCGGCCAGATCGACCTCTTTGCCCGGGTAGATCAGGTGCGTGGCGCGGGCCGCGGTGTGCAGGTAGAAGTCGAGCACGCGGGTGATCGCCGCGCGCCGCGCGGGCTCCGGCTCGGAATCACGAGCGAGACCGCGCGCGTACTCGGCGAGCAGGTTGTGCAGCCGGTACCGGTCGCGCGTGACGACGGTGACCAGGTTCTCGTCGACCAGCCGGTCGAGCAGCCACCGGGTCCGCGCCGGGTTCAGCCCGGCGAGCGCGCCGACCGACTCGGGCGTGAAGTCCGCGCCGGGATGCAGGCCCAGCAACCGGAACAGCCGCCGCTCCTCGGTTTCCAGTGCCTGGTAGGACAGCTCGAACACGGCCCGCAGACGGCGGCTTCCCGCGGCCAGCTCGTCGAGACGGTCGCCGGTCTCCCGCAGGCGCGCGGCCAGGTCCGCGACCGTCCACGTGGGACGGGACTGCAGCCGCCGCGCGGCGAGCGCCACCGCCATCGGCAGCCACCCGCACAGCTCGGCGACGCGCCGCGCCGCCTCCGGTTCGCCCTCCACGCGCTTCGCGCCGACGACCCGCACCAGCAGCTCACGCGCCTCGGCCGGGGTGAACACGTCCAGCGGCAACGTCCGCGCGCCGTCCAGCGCGAGCGCGCGACGGCTGGTGACCAGCACCAGGTTGGTCGGCCCGGCGGGCAGCAGGGGCAGGATCTGGTCCTCGCTGGCCGCGTTGTCCAGCACCACCAGCACGTCACGGCCGTAGACGCGGTCGCGGTAGAGCGAGGCGCGTTCCTCCAGACTCGGCGGGATCGCTTCGCCGGGCACGCCGAGCAGCCGCAGGAACGACGCGAGCACCGCGGCCGGATCGGCGGGCGGCCGGTCGGAGTGCCCGTGCAGGTCGACGTAGAGCTGGCAGTCGCCGTAGCGGCCCTCGGCCAGCAGCTGGTGCGCGACGTGCACGGCGAGCCGGGTCTTGCCGACCCCGGCCATGCCCTCGATCAGCGCGATACCGACCGCGGTGCCGCCGTCGATCGCGCGCAGCCCCTGGCGCAGGGTGGCCAGTTCGGCCTCGCGTCCGCTGAAATCCGCGGTGTCCAACGGAAGTTGCCGGTGCGCGCTGACCGGGGCGAACTCCGGCCGCGCGACCTCCTGGCGCAGCACGCGCTGGTAGGCGGTGGTCAGCTCCGGGCCGGGATCCGCGCCCAGTTCACCGGCCAGGCGGCGCCGCAGCGTGTCGAACACGTCGAGCGCGGCCGCCTGCTGACCACTACCCGCGAGCGCGATCATCAGCCGCGCGTGGACGGCCTCGTGCAGCGGGTCGGCCTCCGCGACGCGCTGCAGCAGCGGCAGGACTTCCTGGTAGCGGCCGAGATCCGAGGCCGCACCGGCGTACTCGACGACGACCGCGCGGTACTCGCGCACGAGCGCGACGACGATCGGGTGCGACTCCAGCGCGCTCAGGCCCTCCAGCGGCTCGCCCCGCCACAGGCCCACGGCCTCGGCGAACAGCCCGCACGCCTCGGTCAGCTCGCCCTCTTCGCGGACGTGCCGGGCGCGGGCGACGAGCCTGCGGAAGACGAGCAGGTCGTGCTGCCCCTCGGCGACCTTGAGCTGGTACCCCCCGCGAGCGGAGGAGATGGAACCGCTTTCCGGGTCGGCCCGCAGGCGGCGGCGCAGACGCGAGACGCGGGACTGGAGGAGGTCTACGGTGCCGTGCTCGGGCTGGTCGCCCCAGATCGCGTCGACGAGGGTGTCGCGGCCGACCGGCGTGTTCGGCGACAGCGCGAGGAGCGCGAGCAGGGTGCGCTGCTTTTCCGAGCCGGGGTCGACGAGGTCGCCGTCGGCGAGCACGCGCAGCGGCCCGAGGACCTCGACGCGCACACCGCCGCCGGTGGTCTGCTCGCTGCCCGCCTCGCGCAGCAGCTCGCCCAGCTCCACACGGGACAGACCGAGCACATCGCCCAGTTTGCGCAAAGTGGACACCCTGGGGCGGGTGACCCGGCCCTGCTCGACGTCGCGCAGGCCGGCCACGCTCAGGCCCGCCAGGTCCGCGACCTCCCGCTGCGTGAGGCCAGCGCGCCGGCGGAAGCCCTGGACCAGCGTCCCCAAGCGGCTCCGCGAACCGTCGCCCATTCGTTCACCGCCCGATCTCGTCGTTCGCAGCTGGGACGTCGTGCACAGCGCAGTCGTTCCCGCGTTACTCCAACAGAGTTACAAACTCCGCTTCGAAAACGCTTCGAACCGGCGAGACCGTTGCGGTTGGCCGCCCGGAGCAGGCACGCGCGCCTTCAGGCCGTGTGGCGGAATGCCTCCACCACGAGGTCCGCGCACTCCCTGGGCCGCCCGTCGTCCACACGCGTGATCACCTGGCCCGTGACCGTCAGGGGAGGGTCGAGCGGGATCACCCGCACCCGCGTGGACGATGCCTCCGTCAGTTGCTCCTCGGGCAGCAGTGCCCAGCTGCGGGCGTCGGCGCCGACCTCGACGAGCGTCGTCTGTGTCGTGTTCATCGGACGGCCCACCGCCGGCCGCACCCCCGCGCGGCCGAGCGCCCCGCGCACCGCGTCGTGCAGCGGCGGATCGCAGCGGCGGGACGGCAACCGCAGCAACGATCCCGCCAGCTCACGCGGCGTCAGGACCTCGCGCTCGGCCAGTGGATGCCGCACCGACACGACCGCGTGCAGTGGTTCGGTCCACGCCGTCCGCACCCGCAGCCCCGGTTCGCCCACCTCCCCGCGAGCCAGCGCGATGTCGAGGTCACCGCGTCGCAACGCCCGCAACCGCGCGGTCACCGGCAGGTCGACGAGGGCCAGGTCGAACCACGGACCGCTCGAGCGGAGGGCTTCGACCCCGGCTTCGAGCCGCCGGGTGAGGCCCGGCGCCATCCCGATGCGCAACGTGATGACCCGCCCGGCGGCGATCCGCACCCGGTCGGCGGAGGTGAGCGTCTCACGGGCCGCGTCGAGCACGCGCCGCCCGGCGTCGGTCAGGCGCACGTGACGCGGCGACCGGTCCAGCAGCCGCACCCCCAGCTCCCGCTCCAGGCGCGCCACCTGCTGGCTCACCGCGGGCTGGGCGATGGACAGGCGCTCGGCGGCGCGCCCGAAGTGCAGTTCCTCGGCGACCGTCACGAAGTACCGCAGCGCCCGCAGTTCCATCCCGCCTCCGATCAGCCACGATCACCCGATCTTATTACTGCGCGGAGGACCTGGGTCTGGTTCGGTGACCATGATCGCGGTGGACTCGGGGCATGCGTATCGGATTCCGCCTCCCCAGCACCGGCCCGCTGGACACGTTCCGCGAGCACGCCGCCGCCCACGGCGTCGACAGCGCGTGGGCGAACCAGGCGCCCGGCGGATGGGACCCCCTGACCCTGCTGCCCGCCGTCGACGGCCCCGCCGAACTCGGCACCGCGATCGTGCCCACCTACCCGCGCCACCCGGTGGTGATGGCGACGGAGGCGCTGACCGTGCAGGCCCTCACCGGCGGACGGCTGACGCTCGGCATCGGCCCGAGCCACGAGCACATGGTCACCGGCTGGTGGGGCATCCCGTACACGAAGCCGGCGAGCCACACCCGGGAGTACCTGGAGGTGCTGCTGCCGCTGCTGCGCGGTGAGCACGTCAAGCACTCCGGCGAATTCTTCACCGTCGACCACCGGCTGGAGGTGACGGCACCCCCGCCGCCGGTGCTGATCTCCGCGCTGGGCCCGCGGATGCTGGAGATCGCGCGGGACCTGGCCGGCGGCACGATCGTGGTGTGGGTCCGGCCGGACCTGGTCGAGAATTACCTGGTGCCCCGGCTCGGCCCGGGACAGCGGGTGGTGGCGACGGTGATGGTCGCGATCACCGGCGATCCGGACGGCGTGCGGGACCAGGTCGCGCGGGACATGGCGATCGTCGACGAGCTGCCCGCCTACCGCACGCTGCTCGACCGGGGTGGCCTGAGCGGCCCCGCGGACACGGTGGTGGCCGGTGACGAGGGTGTCGTGCTGCGGGAGCTGCGACGGTTCCGCGACGCCGGGGTGACCGACCTGATCATCTCACCGCTCACCGCCCCGGACCGGCTCCTGGAGGTGGCACAACAGGCACGCTGACCCGGCTCCCCCCTCGCCCCGGAACAGCCAACACACCGCCCGGAGCGGCCAACACGCCAGCCGGAGCGGCCAACACGCGGCCCGGAGCGGCAAACACGGCGGAGGCGCGTGTTGGCCGTTCGCGGCGGCGTGTTTGCTGCTCCCGGCGGCGTGTTGGCCGCTCACGGTGGCGTGTTTGCCGGTTGTGGCGGGTGGTCAGTGCTGGGGCAGCATGGTGCCGAGCTTGGCGCGGGTCCGGGCCGCGTCGGGGGAACCCAGTTCCTCCAGCAGCTCCACCGCGGCCTGCCAGGCGCGTCGCGCGGCGGTCAGGTCGCCGCGCGCCTGGTGGGCGTCGCCGAGGTGGTTCAGCGACCGGCTCTCGTAGTAGCGGCTGCCGTGCCTGCGGTACATCGCCACGGCCTTTTCGTAGCAGCGCACCGCTTCGCCGAGGCGGCCCAGCGACTTCTGCGCGTACCCGACGCTGTCCCACGCGTTCGCCTCGCCCAGGAGGTTCCCCAGCACCGCCTGCCGCGCGATCGCCTCCTGGCAGAAGCCCAGCGCCTGCTCGTACCGGCCCAGCCGGGCGCAGCTCCACCCCACGTTGTTGAGCGCGAGCGCCTCCCCGAAACGGTTGCCCGACGTCTGGAACAGCTCCAGCGCCCGGCGCGCGTGGTGGTACTCCGCGCCGTAGTCGCCGAGCCGGTCGCAGACCCACGTCAGCCCCTGCCGCACGTCCGCCTGGTTGCCCAGGTCGCCCAGTTCCTCGAACAGGCCCAGCGCGTGGTCGAGCTGAGTGCGGGCCTCCTCGTCGCGTCCGAGCGCGGTGAAGATGACCGCGAGGCCGCGATGGCTGTGCGCCAGCGCCACCGGGTCGCCGAGCCGCTCCGCCGCGGCGAGCGCGGTCCGGTAGGTTCCCGGCTCGCCCAGCCAGTGCCTGCCCTGCCGGACGAACGTGTGGCTGAGCGCGCACGCCAGTTGCCAGGCCGGAACGTCGAACCCGGTGGCCGCGGCCCGCTCGATGACCGCGACCAGCACCGGGTGCTCGGCCGCGAACCAGGCCGCGGCGTCGGCCGGGGGCTCCACCGTGACGCCGGGACCGGGCGCGGCGAGCATGACCGGCTGGCGCTGCGGGGCCAGCGCAGCGGCACCGGCGTGCGCGGTGTGCACGTAGTGGTCGAACATCCGGCGCACGGCCGCGGTCCGCTCCGCCTCCGGATCCTCCTCGTGCGTCAGCTCGATCGCGTAGGCGCGCAGCAGGTCGTGGAAGGCGTAGCGGCCCGGCGCGCGCTCGGTGACCAGGTGCGCGCGGGTCAGCTCGGCCAGCAGCGGCCGGACCCGGCGCACGTCGATGCCGAGCAGGCTCGCGGCCGCCGCGACCGTGATGTGCGGTCCCGGGTGCAGACCGAGGAACCGGAACAGCCGGGCCGCGTCGCCGCTGACCGCGTGGTAGGACCAGGAGAACACCGCGCGCACGTCGGAGGTGTCGTCGTCGCCTTCGAAGGCGTCCAGTCTCCCGCGCGCGGTGCGCAACTCGGTGGCCAGCTCGGTCAGCGTGAAGCCGGGGTTGGTCGCCGCGCGTGCCGCGACGATGGCCAGCGCGAGCGGCAGCCGTGCGCACAGCGTGTTGATCTGCGCGACCGCATCGGGCTCGGCGGCGACCCGGTCCGCGCCGAGCCGCCGCTCCAGCAGCTCGCGGGCGTCGGAGTCGGAGAGCAGGTCCAGGCTCACCGGGGCGGCGCCCTCGACCGCCACCAGGCCCGCGAGCTGGTTCCGGCTGGTCACCACGGTGATGCTGCCGGGTGATCCGGGCAGCAGTGGACGGACCTGGTCGGCGTCGCGGGCGTTGTCCAGCACCACGAGCACCCGCTTGTCGGCGAGCAGGCTGCGGTAGAGGCTGGTCTGCGCCTCGACGCTGACCGGGATCCGTTGCGCGGGGACGGCGAGCGCGTCGAGGAACCGGCGCACCGCCTCCGCCGGGCTCATCGCGCAGGCCCCCGGGTCGAAGCCGCGGAGGTTGACGTAGAGCTGCCCGTCGGGGAAGTGACGGCAGGCCCGGTGCGCCCAGTGCACGGCGAACGCGGACTTGCCCACGCCCGCGCCACCGCTGACGACCGCCACCGACACCGACGGCCGGCTGTCCCCCTCCAGCGGCAGCACCGCGTCCAGACGCGCCAGGTCCCGCATCCGCCCGGCGAACTGCGGCACGTCACCGGGCAGCTGCCGCGGCACGGGCGCGGTGTCCACCGGCTCGTCACGCAGCAGCCGGACCTGGGTTTCGCGCAGCAGCGGACCGGGTTCGACGCCCAGTTCGTCGATCAGCCGCGACCGGACCGCGGTGTAGACCTCCAGCGCCTCGGGCGTGCGGCCGCACCGGTGCAGGACGAGCATCAGCAGCGCCTGCAGCCGTTCGCGGAACGGGTGCTCCTCGGCTTCCTGCCGCAGGCCCGCGACCACCGAGCGGTGCCGTCCCGCGGCCAGCTCGGCGTCGAAGTAGTCCTCCAGCGCGCTCAGCCGTTTTTCGGCGAGCGGCGGGCCCTCCCGGTCCAGCAGGGACTGGGTGACTCCGCCCAGCGCGGGTCCGCGCCACAGGTCCAGGGCTTCGCGGAGCCGCCGGGCCGCGTCCTCCACCCGCCGTGCCCCGAGGTCGTGCTGGGCGTGCTCGAGTGCTTCGTCGAACTCGTGCAGGTCCAGCTCACCCGGCCCGACTTCGATCACGTACCCCGGCGCGCGCCGCGTGATCACCGGCGCGCCGATCAGCTTGCGCAACTCGGAGACGTACACCTGCACCTGACCGCGCACGGTCGCCGGCGGCGCGGCACCCCAGACCAGCGAGAAGAGCTGCTCGTCGGGCACCACGCGCCCGGCGTTGAGCAGCAGCGCCGCGAGGACGGACCGCTGCTTCGGCCCGCCCAGCCGCACGGCCCCGTCCGGGCCCGACACCTCGATCGGGCCCAGCAGCCGGTAACGCACCGGACGGGGCGGGGTTTCGGACACGGCTCGTCATCACCTTTCCGCGAACGCAATCAGGAAGCGCGGCTCTAGGAACCGCCACCGCCGGCGGACAGCTCTCCCGCGATCACGTCGACCATCTCCAGTACCGCCGTGCCGGAGAGCACCAGCTGGGTTTCGGCACCCGGGTTGAAGCAGAGGACGTGGCGCTCGTCCGGCCAGCGGATGAACACGTTGAACAGCAGGTCGGTGGTGTGGTTCTGGTCCTTGCCCGCGACCTCCTCCAGCATGGCCGCCGACGAGAACACGGTGATCACCGGGATCTCGTCGGTCCCGGCGAGTCGCCACGGCAGCGGCGGGATCCCCGGGCGGTCGTTGACCGGCACCGGTCTCGTCGTCGGGACCACGACCTCACCGGTCACCAGTGCCTGCATGAACGCGTCCTCGTTACGGCCGGCCAGTGCCGCGGCGAGTGTGCTTTCCAGTGCGTTGGACGGCGGGAGGTCGGTGCGCGGTTCCCGGTCCCCGGCGAATTCGTCGAGCACCATCATCGGGATCACCGTGTACAGCTCGTCGCGCACGACGTCGCGCACCTCGGACATCGGCACGGTGTCCTGCCTGCCTTCGGCGAGTTCCGGGACGGCCTCGGGCGGCAGGACCGCACCGATCGGCAGGCCGGGGTCGATGATGAGCCGCTTCGCCGTCACGTCGGCGAACCGCACCTGGTCGTGTCCGCGCGCGAACGTACCGAGGAACCCACCGAGCACCTCTGGCGAGGTGAAGAGCAGGACATCCCCCTCGGCCAGGCCAAGTTGACGTGTCACCTCGTCGTGGTCAGGGGTGCCGGGATCGGGCAGGACCGGCACGTAGAAGGTCGCGTCGAGCACCAGTCGCGCGTAGCGCCGCGGGTCCCCGTCGTCGATCGCCGTCTGCAGGGCGTGCTCCAGGTCATTGCCCGGCTGCCAGGAAGGTTCCACGCGACCTTGCCTCTCTGGGGTACCTTTTGTCCTGCAAACCCTAGTCGGCCGAACCACGGAAGCCATGCCACGCACCCTCTTCGTCGCCCCGGACCAGCG
This is a stretch of genomic DNA from Amycolatopsis endophytica. It encodes these proteins:
- a CDS encoding BTAD domain-containing putative transcriptional regulator, whose translation is MGTLVQGFRRRAGLTQREVADLAGLSVAGLRDVEQGRVTRPRVSTLRKLGDVLGLSRVELGELLREAGSEQTTGGGVRVEVLGPLRVLADGDLVDPGSEKQRTLLALLALSPNTPVGRDTLVDAIWGDQPEHGTVDLLQSRVSRLRRRLRADPESGSISSARGGYQLKVAEGQHDLLVFRRLVARARHVREEGELTEACGLFAEAVGLWRGEPLEGLSALESHPIVVALVREYRAVVVEYAGAASDLGRYQEVLPLLQRVAEADPLHEAVHARLMIALAGSGQQAAALDVFDTLRRRLAGELGADPGPELTTAYQRVLRQEVARPEFAPVSAHRQLPLDTADFSGREAELATLRQGLRAIDGGTAVGIALIEGMAGVGKTRLAVHVAHQLLAEGRYGDCQLYVDLHGHSDRPPADPAAVLASFLRLLGVPGEAIPPSLEERASLYRDRVYGRDVLVVLDNAASEDQILPLLPAGPTNLVLVTSRRALALDGARTLPLDVFTPAEARELLVRVVGAKRVEGEPEAARRVAELCGWLPMAVALAARRLQSRPTWTVADLAARLRETGDRLDELAAGSRRLRAVFELSYQALETEERRLFRLLGLHPGADFTPESVGALAGLNPARTRWLLDRLVDENLVTVVTRDRYRLHNLLAEYARGLARDSEPEPARRAAITRVLDFYLHTAARATHLIYPGKEVDLAGAAPVHGPVMPDREAAKRWLEAERPCLIAAVSLAAGQGWPTHAWQLTRCLRAYLYLYGYSHDHDWVHTHEAALSAATAARDEAGEAHTRSDLAAAYLHHGRAADARAQFLRAIDLHRARGERELEAASLNALGLLCHRAGEFPEALRLFRSALDTGDARLESAVAANLGATQAVLGRLDDAVDRYRHSLVVSRRAGDADGESGALADLGDAWRRLGRHREAIEHLRNAVELAESHGLPPRIAYARHRLGNTYRETGRFDDALTNLNESLRIVRAVSGPATESEVLIDFGAVHRDIGDLLTAADLVEAGLRVAINRGERYQQARALNELAELHRCAARAGLAQDYWRRAFALFDELGTPEAAELRDFTGEVWSASSVA
- a CDS encoding TIGR03564 family F420-dependent LLM class oxidoreductase, yielding MRIGFRLPSTGPLDTFREHAAAHGVDSAWANQAPGGWDPLTLLPAVDGPAELGTAIVPTYPRHPVVMATEALTVQALTGGRLTLGIGPSHEHMVTGWWGIPYTKPASHTREYLEVLLPLLRGEHVKHSGEFFTVDHRLEVTAPPPPVLISALGPRMLEIARDLAGGTIVVWVRPDLVENYLVPRLGPGQRVVATVMVAITGDPDGVRDQVARDMAIVDELPAYRTLLDRGGLSGPADTVVAGDEGVVLRELRRFRDAGVTDLIISPLTAPDRLLEVAQQAR
- a CDS encoding LysR family transcriptional regulator — translated: MELRALRYFVTVAEELHFGRAAERLSIAQPAVSQQVARLERELGVRLLDRSPRHVRLTDAGRRVLDAARETLTSADRVRIAAGRVITLRIGMAPGLTRRLEAGVEALRSSGPWFDLALVDLPVTARLRALRRGDLDIALARGEVGEPGLRVRTAWTEPLHAVVSVRHPLAEREVLTPRELAGSLLRLPSRRCDPPLHDAVRGALGRAGVRPAVGRPMNTTQTTLVEVGADARSWALLPEEQLTEASSTRVRVIPLDPPLTVTGQVITRVDDGRPRECADLVVEAFRHTA